The Gymnodinialimonas sp. 57CJ19 genome includes a window with the following:
- the proS gene encoding proline--tRNA ligase produces MRLSRYFLPVLKETPAEAQIVSHRLMLRAGMIKQSSAGIYSWLPLGFKVLKRIEQIVHEEQIRAGHIPMLMPTLQSAELWQKSGRYDAYGPEMLRLKDRHDRDMLYGPTNEEMITDMVGTFVTSYKSLPLTLYHVQWKFRDEVRPRFGVMRGREFLMKDGYNFDLTKEAALHAYNRHLVSYLRTYERMGLQAIPMRADSGPIGGDYTHEFLVLADTGESEVFYDAEITDLKFGDREIDYDNWDECAEVLTEFTSRYARTDETHDAAEFAAVPEDRQRSARGIEVGQIFYFGTEYSEKMGAFVQNDEGERVPLHMGSHGIGVSRLLGAIIEASHDDKGIIWPEGVTPFHCGIVNLKQGDAEADAACEALETALENAGLEPLYDDRNERAGGKFATMDLIGLPWRITVGPRGLKNGVVELTDRRTGESEEVSPEAAVARVAEVYAAHGIGTAGA; encoded by the coding sequence ATGCGCCTCAGCCGCTACTTCCTGCCCGTCCTCAAAGAAACGCCCGCCGAGGCGCAGATCGTCAGCCACCGGCTGATGTTGCGCGCCGGGATGATCAAGCAATCCAGCGCGGGCATCTATTCCTGGCTGCCTCTGGGGTTCAAAGTTCTCAAGCGGATCGAGCAGATCGTTCACGAAGAACAGATCCGTGCCGGTCACATCCCCATGTTGATGCCCACGTTGCAATCGGCCGAGCTTTGGCAAAAATCCGGACGTTACGACGCCTATGGCCCCGAAATGCTGCGCCTGAAGGACCGTCACGACCGTGACATGCTCTACGGTCCCACCAACGAAGAGATGATTACCGACATGGTCGGCACCTTCGTGACCTCGTATAAATCCCTGCCCCTGACGCTCTACCACGTGCAGTGGAAGTTCCGCGATGAAGTCCGTCCCCGTTTCGGCGTCATGCGGGGCCGCGAGTTTCTGATGAAAGACGGCTACAATTTCGATCTGACGAAGGAAGCCGCGCTGCACGCCTACAACCGCCATCTGGTGTCCTACCTGCGCACCTACGAGCGGATGGGCCTGCAAGCCATCCCCATGCGCGCGGACTCTGGCCCGATTGGCGGCGATTACACGCACGAATTCCTTGTGCTGGCCGACACCGGCGAATCCGAGGTGTTCTATGACGCCGAGATCACCGATCTGAAGTTCGGCGACCGCGAGATTGACTATGACAACTGGGATGAATGCGCCGAGGTGCTGACCGAGTTCACCTCGCGCTATGCCCGCACCGATGAAACCCACGACGCGGCAGAATTTGCCGCCGTGCCAGAAGATCGTCAGCGGTCCGCGCGGGGCATCGAAGTGGGGCAGATCTTCTATTTCGGCACCGAGTATTCCGAGAAGATGGGCGCGTTCGTGCAAAACGACGAAGGCGAACGGGTGCCGCTTCACATGGGGTCTCACGGGATCGGCGTCAGCCGCCTGTTGGGCGCGATCATTGAAGCCAGCCACGACGACAAGGGCATCATCTGGCCCGAAGGTGTCACGCCGTTCCACTGCGGGATTGTGAACCTCAAGCAAGGCGACGCCGAGGCAGATGCCGCCTGTGAAGCGCTGGAGACCGCGCTGGAGAATGCAGGGCTGGAGCCACTCTACGATGACCGCAATGAACGCGCAGGCGGCAAGTTCGCCACGATGGACTTGATCGGCCTGCCATGGCGCATCACCGTCGGCCCCCGTGGCCTGAAAAACGGCGTGGTGGAACTCACCGACCGCCGCACCGGCGAAAGCGAAGAAGTGTCGCCCGAGGCCGCCGTGGCCCGCGTGGCAGAGGTCTACGCCGCCCACGGGATCGGGACAGCAGGCGCCTGA